In Acidimicrobiia bacterium, the genomic stretch GAAGCACGGAAAGGCGGCGAGCAGGAAGCGGCCCATGCTGAACAGGTCGTCGGTGACGAGCGCGGGGAACGCGACGACCCCGAGCGCGTACAGGCCGTACGCGACACCGAAGCGCCGGAACACGAACGGGATCGCGACGAGCGCGGCCAGCGTGACGGCCGGCGCCGCGGCGTAGCGCACGAGCGCGTACGGATACGACGCATGCGCAAGGTCGCGCACGAGCGGGATCTTCGCGAGCGTGGCGATCGACCAACCGTGACCCCATGCCGTCTGCGTGTGCGCGAACGCGAGCGGGTCGCCGAACCGTGCACCCAGGTAGGTCGCGTACGCGACGAGCCCGAGCGCGGACGTCCCGACCGGGAGGACGGCGCGAACCGCGCTCCCCTCCCCCCGCTGCCGGTGCAGCTCGATCGTGCGTGCGAAGAGTCCCACGACGAGGAACGGCCCGATCGGACGTGCGGCGGTCGCGAGCGCACCGACGACGCCCGCGGCCCACGGTCGCCCGTCCTCGAGGAGCACGAACGCGCCGAGCGCGCACGCGAGGAACAGCGCGTCGGAGTAGACCGCGCCGTAGAGGAAGTACGCGTACGGGAACACGAGCAGCAGCGAGACGGCGAGCGCACGCGCGCGCGTCTCGACGCGACCGTCGAGCCAGTGCGCGAACAGCGCGACGGACGCGAGCCCGGACGCGACGGTCACGGCCACACCGGCGACGAGCACATCCCGCGTCGCGAGCGCGACCGACCGCATGAGGAACGGGTACAGCGGGAAGAACGCGACGCTCGACTGGCCGCCGGTGCGGTATCCGTACCCGTGCCGAGCGACGTTGGCGTACCAACCCGCGTCCCAGTGCATCCACCCGTCGAGGACCGCGACGCCGGTGGACCCGAAGGCGTGGTTGGTGTGCACCGGCGCGAGCAAGGCCGGCGAGAAGCCGACGGCCGCGTACACGAGGACCGCGACCCCGGCGAACGCGAACGCGGCATCGAGCTCCGGTCCGCGCCGGGCTACCGCGAGGACGGTGTCGCGGCGGGCCGGACGCGGCCGCCCGGGCCGCACACGGGGTCGCCCCTCCCGCACACGCACATCGCTTCCGATCGCCATCCGCCGCGACCGTGCGAACTGTGACGTGAGCACGCCATGAGCGACGGGTCGCGCTCACCAGCCCTCCTGACAGGCGGATGAGACCGCGATGAGCGCTCGGCGTGCGGTGGTCGTCGCGTGCCGTTCAAGCTCGCCCGCTCCGAACGCCGATGACACAGACCGTGAGGTGAGCCGGGCAGGGGTTCACGCCGAGCGCGCGGGATCCGTGCGTCCTGCACCGAGGGGGGTCACTCCGTGCATCACCGTCCGACCGTCCGTGCCCGTCGTCTCGGTCCCGTGCTCGCGTGTGCCGCGTTGCTCGCCGCTGCCCTGTCCGCGTGCGCACGGGTCGCGCCCGTGTCTACCGTCCCCCGCCCGAACGGGACCTTCACCGTCCCGGCGTCGATCCCGAGCGACTGCTCGCGGGACGTGACCCCCGACCTGACGCGGTGGATCGCCACGATCGGCGACGGGTCCGTGCTGCGCTTCACGCCCAACGGCTGCTACCGGATCGACGCGACGTTGCGGATCGAGAACCGCAACCACCTGACGTTCGAGGGCGACAACGCGACGTTCCGCGCGTTCACCGACGGACGCGAGCTCGGCCCGTCGGCTGCCCGCGCGCGCAGCCAGTTCGTGTTCGCGGGCGGGTCGGACATCGCCGTGCGCGATGTGATCGTGCGCGGCGCGAACCCGGACGCCGGCCTGGACGACGGCGCGTACGTCGCGGATCTCGAGGCCCAGCACGGCTTCGTGATCGGCGGAACCGTCGGGATCGTCCTCGACCACGTACAGGTCTACGACGTGTACGGGGACTTCGTGTACGTCGGCGCGCCCAGCCGCCAGGTGACCGTCGAGAACTCGGTGTTCCGCCGCAACGGCCGGCAGGGCTGGACGGTCGCCGGCGGTGACCAGGTCACGTTCGACCACGACACGATCAGCGACACCCGCCGGGCGACGATCGACATGGAGCCGAACTCCGTCGAGTCGGCACAGACCCGGATCACGTTCAGCAACAACACGATCGGCGAGGGCCGGTTGTTCCTCGTGTCGCTCCACGGCGCGTCCGCGCCGACCGAGGACTTCGCGTTCCTCGGCAACCGGCTCGTCGGGATGCCGATGACGATCCACGTCGAAGGCACGCCCGGCGTGCGGTCGCACTTCCGCGTGATCGGCAACACGAGCGACACCGCGGCGAGCCAGTCCGGTGGCGGAGTCATCTACTTCGACGGCACGAGCGACGTCGTCGTGCAGCGCAACGTCGTCCCCGCGCAGCCCGATCGCGGGATCTCGGGCGTCGGCCTCGCCAACACGACGAACGTCGACGTGTCGGGCAACACCTTCCCCGACGCGATCGCGCCGATCGCGTTCTACCCCGGCAACACGAACGTGCACGCGGCCGGCAACCTCGTGGGCGCGCCGCTCCAGGCGTTCCCCGAGTTCACGGTGGCCAGCAACTGAGGCGGCAACTAGGCGGCACGGCACCGTCCGGCGGTGATGTTCAATTGACGTGTCACCGCCGGACGGTCGGAGGCCGCGATGGCACAACTTCGAAAGCGTCAGAGCACGAACGCCGCCGCGGGTCGCTGGGTGAGCGACCCGATGGTGCGGCTCCTGTTCAAGGCCGGGCCACCGCTGCCCGCGCAGCAGGGCGCGATGGCGCCGTTCCCGTTCGAGTCGCTCGACGAGATGCACGCCGCGTGGCTCGAGGTCCGCGACACGCTGCTCCCGCAATTGCGTGATGAGCTCGGGTCGACCGCGGGCGAGCCGTGGGCCGAGCGCGAGTGGGGCGCGAGCTGACCGATGGTGGAGCAGGCACGCATCGACGAGAGCGTCATGGCGACGCACGGCGAGTACAGCCGGCACTCGCGCCCGCAGCACGCGGCGGCCGCAGTGGCGTACCCGTACCTGCGGAGCGCGGCAGCACGGGTTCCCCTCCCGGACGCGCCGGCGCCGCTGCAGATCCTCGACATGGGCTGCGCGGGCGGCCAGAACGAGATGGAGCCGATCGCGCTGGCGATCGACGGCGTGCGCGCGCGAGACGCCCGCACACCGGTCTGCGTCCTCCACACGGACCTCCCCGAGAACGACTTCGGTTCCCTGTTCGCGCTGCTCGACAGCGCGAGCAGCTACACAGCCGGACGTGACAGCGTGTTCCCGTCGGCCGTCGGCCGGACGC encodes the following:
- a CDS encoding mannosyltransferase family protein; translated protein: MAIGSDVRVREGRPRVRPGRPRPARRDTVLAVARRGPELDAAFAFAGVAVLVYAAVGFSPALLAPVHTNHAFGSTGVAVLDGWMHWDAGWYANVARHGYGYRTGGQSSVAFFPLYPFLMRSVALATRDVLVAGVAVTVASGLASVALFAHWLDGRVETRARALAVSLLLVFPYAYFLYGAVYSDALFLACALGAFVLLEDGRPWAAGVVGALATAARPIGPFLVVGLFARTIELHRQRGEGSAVRAVLPVGTSALGLVAYATYLGARFGDPLAFAHTQTAWGHGWSIATLAKIPLVRDLAHASYPYALVRYAAAPAVTLAALVAIPFVFRRFGVAYGLYALGVVAFPALVTDDLFSMGRFLLAAFPCFAVGGVALARCNRTAGAAVVVASATGLLVVSAMLARGYYLA
- a CDS encoding right-handed parallel beta-helix repeat-containing protein yields the protein MSTVPRPNGTFTVPASIPSDCSRDVTPDLTRWIATIGDGSVLRFTPNGCYRIDATLRIENRNHLTFEGDNATFRAFTDGRELGPSAARARSQFVFAGGSDIAVRDVIVRGANPDAGLDDGAYVADLEAQHGFVIGGTVGIVLDHVQVYDVYGDFVYVGAPSRQVTVENSVFRRNGRQGWTVAGGDQVTFDHDTISDTRRATIDMEPNSVESAQTRITFSNNTIGEGRLFLVSLHGASAPTEDFAFLGNRLVGMPMTIHVEGTPGVRSHFRVIGNTSDTAASQSGGGVIYFDGTSDVVVQRNVVPAQPDRGISGVGLANTTNVDVSGNTFPDAIAPIAFYPGNTNVHAAGNLVGAPLQAFPEFTVASN